One Carya illinoinensis cultivar Pawnee chromosome 5, C.illinoinensisPawnee_v1, whole genome shotgun sequence genomic window, AAAATCATCCTCACTGAGGTGAGAGATCGGGCAGAGGGCTGAAGGCAAAATTTGGGTTCTGGAGAAACCCAGAACGAAGTGTCATTTGAGTGTTTGTAGAGATTTTtcatgagtgtttgtaattttatacaaacatattgaaaatattgaatttccgcttcagtggacgtaggcaagttgccgaaccacttaaatattatttttctatcgtcttgtgtgatttttagaCATGCCGGAGGCACAACACAGCTCCCTGTTTAAGACTCTGGACTCTCCTACGGCCGACTCCACCTATTGCATGCCCATTGTTTGTCTAAACATGATGACTACGTTGTTTATtacgaaatatatatatatatatattatcgaaTTTTGTCGCAATTAATTTCTTACATTGTGTTAAATTGTGAAAACATCTCATTCATGCAGTAGGACATTTTCACAAGCAACAGTGGTTTCATTCTTCAATGGTCTTGCAGAGGGTGGGATTATAGCTTCGTTATTGGTACGTACAGTTCTTCTTTAGTATCGAAGTGCgacatttatataattaatgacATGATCAGGGGCCAAaggtttttgtttatttgattaTCTATGCATATGgtacgtgcatgcatgcatatatggttACTGGCCGTTAATGCATGCAGCAGCGGATAAGGGTACGTACGTGTTGGAACTTTGAACCAAAGACAACGCAGCTGTACTTCAATGGATACGAGAAGACTTAATTAAAagatcaaattatatattaattgtctACAACATCAACTAATTTTACCGATAAGTTTAATGCAATACTTAAATTCTCTCATTACCGACATGGAAGCTTTCGATCCATGCAGTACTTCCTAAAGGCCCGTTTCCACTTCAATAAAAACCAGTATGCTGATCTCTTGCTAATTTGTGGAGTTGCAGGGACCATTTCACAGGTTTGCTCTACATAGCTCGATATCTTTACGTTCTGCTATTCATTTACTACTCAATTCTATCCTTTCTtctatcaatattatttcttccAATACTACTCACGATTTCTCTATAATTATTGCGTTTATCATATAAATATGTTTGCTCTTGAAAACTTGTGAATCCTGCAGCTGCTTTTCATGCCCATGTTGGCACCTGCCATTGGAGAGGAGAAGTTGCTTTCCATTGGTCTCTTTATGATCTGTTCAAACGTAAGTGCCTTGCTCTAACTGTACTTTCTCATGTTTTCCACGCAaccatttgtttgtttttatctGTGCGAGAGAGCGAGCTAGCGATAGCTAGTAACTGTTTATTAAGCAtagagatgatgatgattaCCTGATTTAATGCAGGTATTTTTGAACAGCATATCTTGGTCAGTTTGGGTAAATCCTTCTTCAACCAAGTGGTCTTCTGCTTGCCTAATAAAACATATCATATGTGCTAATATTGTCACTATAGCTTCCTTCAGATTATAATTTGATCATCTTCTTCTAAGTATCGATCTTCATTCATGCTCTGGCCCTCATAGAGTACATGTTCAACATATGCAGGTTCCTTATGCCGCTACTGTGTTTTCCATCTTTACCGTCTTTGTGCAACCAAGCGTATGTTCTTAACTTTTTGTCTTGGTAATTAAAGCTACATTTCTTACGCTGGCGTTGAGGTCCTAAAAACGTCTATGAAATTTACTCCTACAGATACGCAGCATCGTTTCGAAACAAGTGGGACCCACTGAGCAGGTAGTTTCTACAGAGTAGGGGCTTAGTTTAGACTTGTCCTCAATGGAGCATCCAACATATATGTTATCTTGTTCACTACTTCTGTCCTGAATTGTTTTCCTATATCCTCCCAAGCTCCACCAGCTTGTtcatcttttattattttattttttcttcttttcatttaacTAATTGAAACAGTGAAATGCATGTCAGGGGAAGTCTCAAGGATGTATTTCTGGCATAAGTTCTTTGGCCAACATTGTTTCTCCATTAATATTTAGTCCTCTAACAGGTATATGTGTGGAAGAttgaattggaaaaaaataatttatttatgcatATAGAAGAATTATTCAAATTGACAATTTCTCCTGCCATGGCATCCAGCATTGTTCCTGTCTGAAGAAGCACCGTTTCATTTCCCTGGTTTCAGTATTATGTGCATTGGGTTTGCCACGGTAAGAGCCTTTTACTTTATGATAAAGCTGATGGAATAAGGTTATAGTACTTacataaaaaatcacaatagAAATATTGGTTATACTCCAGCAGAAAGAACGATGTTTCATTCTGTTTAAactgtatgcatgaaaaattggGTTAtcaaagggggaaaaaaaatgaatatggaaaataatcaaatatcatGCATGTCAGTGATGCAAAAGTCCAACAACACGACTGGTCTTATTCTGATCTTCTCTAGGGCTAGGACTAGGACTAGGAGCATGTTTCATGTAACTATCCTGTCACAATcactatataattttattccatTGATCGGGATCGTGCTTCCTTTCAAGTTCTTTTATCCTCAATTACAAAGCCTACACGACATTGCAGGCAGAGCTTTGATATCATGAGCTTTTGGAGAGAGTCCTTAAAAAGCTAGTACTAGTTTAGCAGCATTAGAGAAACTCACTTAAACAAAGTAGCTCTTGCTTTTCCATGCACTCCGTCACTTCAACAAGCTCAGGCTGTTGTATAACTTGGGGGGTGTAAGGTTGTTTCGTTTGTTTTTTGGCTGAGATCTGTACAGCAGTGTTTACTCTCTCTAAATGAGAGAGTTgccttgataatttttgtttgattaGAAATAGGGTGAAATGAAAAATCATTCCTGATCTTCGcttatttataatatgaaaaataaaagtcagGATGTtgattatttcaatttttttttcatcctaTATCATTTTAATGTTTCAGTTTGTAAATTATCGTTTATGGGAGTTTGACGAATCACATGCTGTCATGCAGATGATTGCCTTTATCCAGAGCATTATGATATGGGGAATTCCTTCCAGTCACAAAACTGACAATAAGCAAACCACGGAGGCCTAGTTATGTACAGAATATAGATGATAATGGTATACTCGAGGGGACTCTGATCTCTCTATAGCCATTTTGCTCTGGGAGCGGTCTTGTTCTTTCCGAGCCCCCAGAACATACTTCGGATCAAGAGACAACAGGGATTGATTGTTATGCACTAAACTATATATACAGAATAGCATACAACAATCTTGGAAGATAACAGAGATTGGGAAGTACAGTTTGCTTTATTGCAAGTAACTAATTAAGAGTATCATTCTATGATTAGGAGGGAAAAACATGGCATATTAATGAACTTGTACAATTACTATGGGGTAGCCCATTAATGaattttgccctttttttttttgataggtaaaatagattttattcaaaataaataggcatagcccaaatacacaggaagtatacaagacaATACACCTAAGTACAATCTAAAGCAAAAACAGTACTAAGAAAAAGCATTACAAATGCTGATATCCctcacaagattattcatccaAAAATTTAAAGTCGAGAAGAAGAAGTCGCTAAATTCGGTCCTTGTGCGTTCACGGTCTTTGAAACACCTCTCATTTCTCTCAAGCTATAAACACCAGAATAAGCATAGGGGAATCATTCTCCACTTATCTGAACATCCTCCACTTCCTGCTGCACCTTGCCAGCAAGCCAAAAATTCCACCACATGAAAAGGCATCACCCAATCGATGCCTACCTTTGCAaataactcattccacaaagcTGTCACCATTTTGCAATGACGAAACAAATGgttaacagattcaccatcATTTTTACACATGCTGCATTAGTCCATCACATAAAAGTCCATTTTTCCCAATTTAACACGTTGTTAGAAAACAAGTAAGAATCCGCCACAGCAGTCCCTTTACATTTAGCAATCCTGAAAAGGCTAGGAAAAGCTAATTTAAGAGCTAaatcaccacaccaaacatcatgccaaaaagaaatattGGACCCAGTCCCCACTTTGAAATTAGTGTTTCTGATAAAGTCCCCCCATCCCATTCGAATGGACTTCCATAGACCCACCCCAAACacccattttatttcattagtacACCAATTCCCCCACATCCTTCCATATTTAGCATCAACAATCTGTTTCCACAATGCATTATTCTCATTGTTATACCTCCAAAGCCACTTCCCAAGAAGAGCTTTATTAAAAAGCTTCAAATTCCGCACAGCCAAACCTCCACAAGTCACCGGAGTGCAAAGCTTTTTCCAATTCACCAAGTGAAATTTTCTTTCCTCCCCAATACCATCCCATAAGAAATTTCTAAAAAtcctctcaattttttttaccaCCCCCACTAGAAtaggaaaaagagaggaaataagCAGGTAAATTAGACAAGATACTTTTAATTAATGTAACTCTACCCCCTTTGGACAAATAGATATTTTTCCAACTAGCTAATCTCCTCTCCATCTTCTCAATCACCCCATTCCAAATAGACATAGATTTGTGGGGAGCCCCCAAAGGTAATCCAAGGtatttcaaaaataaagaagataCTTTACGGCCCATAATATTGGCCAAATCATAAATATTGCTGACTGAACCCACAGGAACAATTTCGgacttatttaaatttattctaagcccagaaacagcttcaaaacataacaataaaGCTCTTAAGGCTCGAATATGATCCTGATTAGCATCACtgaaaaataaagtgtcatTTGCGCAGAGAAGATGAGAAACAGTGATGCGGCCCCTAGAAACATCTCCCACCTTGAAGCTGACAGACATCATTGCATGCTGGAGTTGGCAAAAATGAACACTTCGCAAGCAACTCTATGAGTGGTCGGTGGTCATAGACCCATcagaaaaaaacatttaaagcTCAGTACGCACTATCTAGAAATAAGATCCATGAGGATCATTCTTTCTACGCTCATTGAAAGCCATCTAGAAGTAATATAGAGCACTTGACACAATTGATTACAATGAAAATGCTTTCTACCCTATCAGACTCACTAATATATTCCCCCATGGCTTTCGTTGGGGATGGTTAAATTTGAGGCTCGAGTTTAGGGCCTTAGGCGCAGAAAAGTAAGCACTTTTATTGCAGGGTTTACTTTCTCAGAGGAATTGTGAAGATATATGTGGATAGGACCATGCATTTCCAATCCCCACCCCAATTCTCCCCTTCCACTTACCTTATCTTTCCCTCGTCTCACTTTTCCAAGGATTGCAATGGAGTAAAATATCTTAGCTGAAAAATGGGAGGAAAGCCAGTCTGGATCATTGGACTAGCCTGCTCTTCCATGAAGAAAGATGGCTACAACCAAGAGAAAGATGAGAAACTCTTCAAAAACTGAGTTGTGAATTGCTCAATTTTCATCCAGTGTCTCTTGGGTCAGAAAACAGCATTTGACCATCACAAACCATGAAATTGGCCTGCATTGGGTTTAGAGGCAAAACAGCAACAAAAATGGAATTGGTATTGGGTTCAGTGGCAAGCAACAAACCATTTAATTGGGTCATTAGGACTCCAATTGGTTTCAGGCTAACAGAAGAATTTAGAGCTGAACAATCGCCTGATGGGTTTGAAGGATGAATAGGAGAAAAGAATCAAGGTCTAAATAAATCCACCCCCCCTTCCtcccaaaaaaagaaatggaaattcCATAAGGCTGGTACATTCCCCAGCCACAGTGGTTTGAACTCAGTACTGGAAAGCTCGAGTCAAGGGATTGATTCTGAGACCATCAAGCATGGTAAGATTGCAAGGGTGATCGTATTGGGAAATTGGAAAAAGGATAGGAGATGATGATAGTAATCTTAGATTGCGTAACATTtaattcatcccaaaaaaaaaaataaacaaagaaacaatAGAGTTACAAGGCGAATGCACAATCCTTAATAcaaatacatatattattaaccCCAGAATACAACCCAGCCATCAGATACTGACTTGGAAAAAATGAGCCTCTACAGAATAACCTCGAGAATATATATGCCAATCAAACTAAGATCCCACTAGACCGGTCAGAATATACATACTTTATAAATTGACCAACCAGCTCACTGGATAGGAAATATGTCATTATCGCCACCTTCCGTGTCCAGATATTTGAAGTTAACATTATCCCAGCCATGACCCCTATAATCAAAGTCTGGGCTGAGATAGCATTTCATGTCCTGAAACAGGTTCAAATTATCCACGAGCTTATGAAATGCGTTACACCCACAAcactacaaaacaaaaatgaagtaTCCAGTCGTTAAAGTCACCTCAATGGTATTTATCAATGAGATAGGTactcaaattaataaagcatcaacaaaaatatttattaaaaaaagaaaaaaaaaaaagataaaaaagaaaaccaagaaTATATCTTTCTGCTATTACTTACCTGCACAAATACAGTGCCATCCGTATAAGCATGGGGGTTAATGGCCCGTGTTGTCCTCTGCCTACAAATGTTACAAGTAAAAGATACAAGCATTCTTCGGCGAGGTGATTTAGTGAACAGAGACCACGGGAAGGTGGAGATATTCTCGGTGCCCGTGCTACTCTCAATCCCAGCAGGAGCTGAAGGACCTTCCATACCTGAACCAGTGGTCCAACCTCTCCCGGTAGCTGCGTTCAGCACTAATCCCATTGCCATATcctaggaaaaaaaatatttattggttTAGAGAAAAAGTAAACgaaaaaagattggtttctaTGAAGCGTCAAGGAAACTAAAAAACACGAtggttcttccattttttttttttttaattacattaCCTAGGAGCTAAAAGATTAATTGATATCTTAACTACAACAAATTGGGTTCATAACATAAAAGATCATTTCCTTATGTTTGGCTCAATTTTCTAAGGAcccaaatataaatttaaaaaaatcattttgcataagtgcgcgcgcgcgcgcgcgagagagagagagagagagagagagagagaacctttgAGAGAGGGGAAAGGGAGAGATGGCGATTACTGAGAATTGGAAAACTGTTGATGTCCTTGGAATTGGACTGAGGACTGTTTGATGCGATGTCCTTCGAATCGGACTGAGGACCGTTTGGCTCAGGATCGTTCCCtggaatcaaatattattaatcccATCTTAagcaaaatatgaattatttagAAATGAAAGGGCCTAAGTCGGTTGCTGAGAAATAGTACGAAACCGAATCAGAAAATATGAAGCTTCCCAGACTCAATAATTTATCAAATTAAAGTTTCCGTTTTTGATGTTTTCTGAGGAACTAAAAGGAGGAcaagagaataaaaataaaataagaacaaaataaGAATTACTACCTTTGGAGGCGAAAGGGAACTGAAATGACCTCGAAGGAGGAGTCCGTCTGGGAGAGAAATTGGAAAAAGGAGAAGACAAGGACATGAAAGTAGCAGAGGAGGAGTTCATGAGGGTTTCCATGGAACCGAGAGAAACGGAGACAGAAGACTCGATGAATCGGTCGGACTCGCTCGCCTTTGATACCACCTATGCTTTCTGCGTCGAAAAATATCAGAGTATATATGTCTCAGAGACCAGAGATGGATTAGGCCCCTTCCGTCCAATCTGTGCCATTTAAAGCTCTGTTCAGGTTGGCCCATTTTTTGTGGCCCGActtcctattaaaaaaaaaaaatttgcataaGCCTATTTAGATTAGGTAACGAGTTTTGTTATCTATAATCAAAATCACCtattaatttacgtattaatattgatttctttatattaaaaatttaaattaatattatttttaataaaatttattttttatcaatcatattaaattgatatacatattaatatataattgtgtttgcaactagatttttcataAACTTTACACCATACACCTCCATctaatcaatatataatttattatttatttatttttatttatgagcGGTGCTACTCTACTACTCAGAGTGCACCACTCAGTTTGACCGCACTTcactttttggtttttttatttatatttttcttttcacatttttttcatatacttaaatatttttaaaaaataaaaaatataccaatatatttaaaatcactttcttaatcactatgttcaaaaataaaataaaataaaattgtgacTAGCAGTCACTTTGAGAGGGCAGAGGAGAGGGCATAGtagtgttttcttttatttaaatacatatatttaaacattaagataagttttcttttatttaaatacatatatttaaacattaagataaaagaacaaaaatgctAGCTAACATATTAATTAAGGGAAAAATCTAGTAGTAaacataattgtgtactaatatgtgcaccaatctattatgattggtcaaaaagtagattttattgaaaacaatgttaatttaaattttaaatatgaagaaatcagtattggtgcgcagattagtacacgactttgcttgtatatagcaaaactcttaattaAGTAAAGATGTCTAGTGTAAACCTGctttgtagaatttttctttccgtTAGCTCAATTGTACATGTCTCTTATACTgattattttatgtgattttaattcttataactcagttttatataatttatatggaTATACAAACCAcctatcatttgtttttacgAAGTCTCAATTTGgatcttaaaatatttatattcttttaattcacaacatttattaaaatatggtcattataatttattaaggagtaatactatatacagtcgTGAAGTATGCAAGTATCGTGcagttactttaaaaaaatgcggtccactattacaaaaattaatttatttttatgtaaatttcgtatttattcactttatttAAAGTGATTGCACAACGTTTGCACGCTTACAACTGCAattatcatcttttttttttttttataactttgcACTCCAAATAATATGCAATAGTTTTTTAAACAATTACTTAAGGGTGGCAATATGTAACACGACTCACTAGCTTAACACAaatacgacacgataatagcaggTTTGGGTTTAGTCTTAATGGGTTTTAGTCAAAATTGATTGACCCATTAAAACAATATTGTTTAATAGACTAATAACGGATCAACCCGTTTTAACATGTTATAATCCGTTATGACccgttaaaaaagttaaaattataattatactcttttatctaaaagtaacgtttttagaattttaattttgatatttttattattttgattgtaattttagacttatagttagtttataaattttatagatattgcgattttaacatttatataaaattatactaaatttaatcaagtcaaacaaGTTAATTTGGGTCTATTtaatccatttacataaacgGGTTGAAATGGATTGACACGATACGACTCATTATGTTAATGAGTCATATTAGGGTTTGATATTTTGACACAATAAATTTAACAAGTCGGATTCGAATTTacccatatgatataatatacatatcttGACACGATACGACCACAAtctgttaacacgatttgacacccctacagTAAATCACCTCAATCATATAACAGTATAGCTCAATTCAGTAAGTTAAATTAATAAGTGccattttaaaaagaaagggATAATCGTATAATCAAGGGAAGTGCAGATGTTTCGTTTTTTGGTTTACccaactttcttttttaatgtgcTGGCAGTACATTATCGTTGTAATCTACAGTCCaacaaaagaaattcaaaagTTGATGGACAATGCTGGCTTATTTTAGTGAAATAACAGTGAGAAGATGTGTCCAGCGGAAGCCAGAAGGTGACCCGGAGCATGGAAGAAACAAACATACGAGTAAATAAAGGGAATCATCTGAGCAAGACAAAAGTAGGTAACTCAATATCTGACATAAATAAGCAACTTATACCGCATTCACAAAGagtatgaaaaaaagaaaaagcattaAGGAATGATGGAGAAGTTGATATAGGAAATAACTAGTGGATATGAAAATCCAAAACAGTTTTACTTAAACCCTATGTTATGTACATTACAACCATTTTTCATGGCCAAAAGATTTCTCCAGCATCTCAATAAAACAAGTCATCCTGGCTGATGGTATCTCCTTCATTATCTGAAGAAGCATCGCTATTGGCATTGAATGTCAGAATTAGGTCCAAAAGTTCCCGACGCGCATCCGAAGTTTCTCCACTGCGATCGGGGCTTGTCCTCTGCCTTTGCAGAGAAAATAGTTGCAACATCAAATCATCAGGAGAAGCTATACGATACATCCAGCCCCTGGCCTTGGGTTTCTGCTTGACACGAAAGTGTAAATCAAAACCATCATCAACATTCATCACAACCACAAATAAAACTATCATTATTATTGCTATCAATAGCAGCATCAATGCAATTGGCATCAATCATTATCATCAAACCAGTCACTGCAATCCTCGATAACATTGCCATTGTCAtttttattatcatcatcacCAGAAATGTCATCGTCAAAGAACCGATCACGCCGTTATCATTATCAACATAATCATCAACACTAACATGTGGTTTCACTCTTTCTAAGAGGAAACAAAAAGTGGAAGACTACACCacgcacccccccccccccccccaaaaaaaaaaaaaaaaacacattccTTCAAAAAAAAGAATACTTGCAGCAAAGAAAACGAATAGTAAGTGAAGAACGCATCATGAAGCCATCATGTTTTTTACTTACTGATTCTTTCTAATGCCATTCATTAGGGCAAATTGAAGTACTATACATTTTGAGATGCTCTTAGTTGATGGCTCTATATCTACGGATCAAGAGGTGATTTGTAATCACATTGTGCTGTTTTATGAGAGATTGTTTACTGAGCAACTTGCTCAATTGGGAGTTCCTTCTATATTtggaggtgtggttttggggaaaaatatgattttggatAGCATGTGTAACAGGAGTGGAGAGTCTGTTGGTCATCTTTTACTTCACTGTCAAATTGAGAGTGCATTGTGGAGCAACTTCTTTAGTCAGGTTGGAATGGCTTGAGTAATGCCTCGAAGGGTACTGGAGCTTTTCTATGCTTGGAGAAGGCTAAGTGGCAGCTTGCCAATTGCAACAGTGTAGAAGATGGTCCCTATATTCCTTATTTGGTGCATAAAGAAATGTTAGAATTTTCAAAGATTGCAAACAAATGATGGAGGAGATCAAGAGTTTCTTTATTCACAATCTTTGCTGATGAACCGTATCTATAAACTTTTATGGTCTTAGTACATGATTTTCTAGAGTACTTTTCTTCTACTAGCTAGCTGTTTCTCGTATGGTACCCTACTTGGGTTGCACCACtgggtttattaataaaaatattcttttaaaaaattgaggTTTAAAGTTTATGTCCAAACCAATCAAGACAAATACAATGGGAAAATATCAAGCTTTTGGGTTTAAATTATAAACTCAAAACCGCAAAGCATACCTCTTCAATGTTTGTAGGTAAAGTAGCTCTCTCAAGGGCCTTCGGGGTCCATATTTTGATGTCACtttcaattccactgcttgcAAGTACCATGGTATGAGGATGACACTCAATACAGTTTACAACAGTCTTATCCGCTTCCATGACACGAATGAGCTCCCCACCTTTTTTCTTCCATATGAATATCCGGCCACAGTCTGATCCACTCACAACATACTCACAATTAGGCCCAAAGAAGTTCACACCTTTCACTGTCTCACAGTTTCTGTGCCCCTTGTAAACTTGGGGAGTACTATTTTCATCGGTATCCATGGTTGATGGACATGCTGAGAATTGATGATCACCTCCTGTTTTGTCACCAGCATCAATGCCCAGAGACACTGGAGAAGCTGGAAGTGGATTAGATCCCAATCCCATATCCCGTGTAAAGAGATAGATGAATTCATCATTGTATGACACAAGCAGCTCGCTCTGTTCTGAAAAGGCCAAGCCTGTTATTCCAACATGCTCATCACCAATTAAGTGTTGAGGGCAAAAGTAGTTTGAGGGTTGACCAAAATCGGTTGATCCATCCCACTTGTATTTGCGGATGTCATAAAGTCGAGTATATTCATCAGAGCCTGCAACTGCAAAGAGATTTGGATTCCTTGGATCAATAGAAATGGCATTTAGAGGGATAACTGACATGTAATTCCTCCTGTCGTCAATGGGTTGGCATGTGAAAAGTTTTGTGGCAGCCTGAGTTCTCAGATCAAACTGTAACAATAATGACAGGGTCACACGGCCATATAACCAAGCAATCATAAATACTAGAGCCAAAATTAAAATGTGAGAAAATGGGAAAGGTGGACCAGCAGAATAATACAAGGAGAATGCCAAGGGACTTGCATTTATAACTGCCACCACCATAGCAGACTGGGAATCAACCAGTCATTTAATATTGAAAAGTTAAGATTATTGGCAAAATCAAAGAAAGGATTGATAGAACAGAGAATTCATTTCCTATTATAAAGCCTCCAAATGAAGCCCATCAAATGGTGAGACCTCACCCAATTTTTTGCCATACACAGGTGTTTAGGCTTGTCCCAGCGTACATCAATTCTCCAGAAAAGTGAGGCTACCATAGCAGGGATTAAAGTGGAAAGGAGAAAAACTCACATGCTGCACCAACCCATCTTCACCACAGGTATAAAATATATGAGGGCTCCCAGGTTCAATAGCCAGCTTATGAGCTCGTGCTTGATGCTTAGCAAGCAATTTAATTTCCACTCCTCCAGATTCCGAAATCTCGGTAAGTCTCACCTAAAATTGACCAGATGTAGCCCAAGAATTAGAAAAGCTCTGTACTcaacaaaatagagaaaattctTAATCTTGATAGCAAAAGAGAACAAGGTGAAAACTCTTTTGATAGGAAGAATAATAGACAAGCagctgtcatcaattttttttttttttttataagtagattttattcaaacaaatgaaataggcatagccatcATCAAATTGTCATAACAAGATCTCTAATCCCCAATCCTGGAGAATTGATATTCATCATATGAAGATTTCCTCtagaatattaagaaaaaaacaccAGCAAAAGTTATGGAATGGTCAAGACACCTGACAAAAATAATTTGTAGACTACATTCAATTGCTGGTTCGGTTTATGCATGGCGAGAAATGCATTGGAAGTGTCTAAACTCTTCAATATTCAGACACTAAAAGAAAAACACCATCTAATTTCAAGGTAACAAGTCTAATTCATTTGCAAAGTAGCAATTCAAAACTTTCTCCCAATTGAGCACAGCTAGCAAATTTTTTCGTAGTAGCAGGATCactttatatatgtttatatattgactGGTAAATTTTTTCATTAGTCAATATTGACAGGTTGCT contains:
- the LOC122310763 gene encoding uncharacterized protein LOC122310763; this translates as METLMNSSSATFMSLSSPFSNFSPRRTPPSRSFQFPFASKGNDPEPNGPQSDSKDIASNSPQSNSKDINSFPILSNRHLSLSPLSKDMAMGLVLNAATGRGWTTGSGMEGPSAPAGIESSTGTENISTFPWSLFTKSPRRRMLVSFTCNICRQRTTRAINPHAYTDGTVFVQCCGCNAFHKLVDNLNLFQDMKCYLSPDFDYRGHGWDNVNFKYLDTEGGDNDIFPIQ
- the LOC122310859 gene encoding DDB1- and CUL4-associated factor 8-like; amino-acid sequence: MNKRTRTSVDTAVVNVWKREVGQLSTRNFAHRLGASEDLVWRFDIYRKLEKHRGCVNTVSFNADGDILVSGSDDRRVILWDWETGRAKLSFHSGHNNNVFQAKIMPYTNDRRIVTCAADGQVRLTEISESGGVEIKLLAKHQARAHKLAIEPGSPHIFYTCGEDGLVQHFDLRTQAATKLFTCQPIDDRRNYMSVIPLNAISIDPRNPNLFAVAGSDEYTRLYDIRKYKWDGSTDFGQPSNYFCPQHLIGDEHVGITGLAFSEQSELLVSYNDEFIYLFTRDMGLGSNPLPASPVSLGIDAGDKTGGDHQFSACPSTMDTDENSTPQVYKGHRNCETVKGVNFFGPNCEYVVSGSDCGRIFIWKKKGGELIRVMEADKTVVNCIECHPHTMVLASSGIESDIKIWTPKALERATLPTNIEEKPKARGWMYRIASPDDLMLQLFSLQRQRTSPDRSGETSDARRELLDLILTFNANSDASSDNEGDTISQDDLFY